CAGAGAAATTGATCTCTTGCTAATTGAAAGCAAAGATCCTTCTAAATCAATCGTCGAGGTGAATAGGCATCGCCGATCCCTTTAAGTGATTTTCCAAAAATATATGCTTTTCTTGAGCTCTCTACAGCTTTTTGATTTCTGAGAACTAATTCAATGGCTGTCATTGCATGGGAGTCATCAAAGATCTTTGAAATTTCAACAAATGCACCGAGGATTGAAGCATTTATGGCTCTGGAGCTACCTGAAATTTCCCTCACTTCCTTTGGATCTATTAAGACAGCTCTCTCTCCAGAATAGCTTAAGATTCTCCTTAGAAGAAGTGAAGAATCAATTTTTTCCTTCGAGGGAAGCAGTGATGCTGATACAGGAGGTCTGAAGTCATATGATAATATAATCCATCCTAGCAACGTATCGAGATATTCAAGGTTTCTAGCACACTCAATTATTTCTAAACAAAGCATGTAATTAGCCTCGTTCTTATGGAAAATTGGAGAATATACTTTTTCACCTATCCCAACCCTGACGAAGCTTTTTACACTGCCGAACCTCTGTGCCATTCCAAGAGTCTCACCTGTAGCGATGCTATATCCCGCTAGTCTTGAAGCCTCAGCTATCATTCTCGAGAGCGATAGCCCTCCTTGTCCGCCAACTGAGGATATAAGGATGTTAATCTTTCTTCCCAACAGAATCACCTCTCACTATGGCCTTTGTAGGACAATATCTAGCGCACAGTGCGCACCCGTAGCAGTCTTCTTCAAAGATACTCACTTTTCCCTTTTCGTTGACATAAAGCGCTGGGCATCCCGTTGCTCTTAAGCATGCAAGGCAACCAGTACACTTATCTTCTATTACTGTGTAATATGCGGGCCTGCCTTTTCTTCTCGCTTCAAGAATTGCGCAGGGAGCTCTTGAGATAATCACCTTCACTCCTCTCTTATTTATTGAATCAGCAACAGCCTTCACCATACTATCCAGATCATATGGGTCAACTATTTTCAGCTCATCCACTCCAATGCCCTGAACTATTTCCTCTATCTTTACTTCCTTAACATCTCTGCCAGTCTCGGTTTTTGTCCAGGAGGGAGTGGCTTGATGACCGGTCATTGCTACCACTTGATTGTCAAGAATTACGACCAGCATATCAACTCTCTTGTTAACAGCTTCTATTAGCGGTTGAATTCCTGTATGAAAGAAAGTGGAGTCTCCTATCGTAGCGACTACAGGCTTTTCAAAGCCGCTTAATTTCAGGCCCATTGCCATCGATATACTAGCTCCCATGCTATGCTCTGTCCAAATAGCACTCAGAGGAGGATAAGCACTCAAAGCGTAGCATCCAATATCGCCAAATATTGGTATGTCCTTTCTGCTGAAGCCAGCTCTTGCTATGCCTCCAAGAATCCCTAGATATGAGTTTCTGTGAGGGCATCCAGGGCAAAGCGGTGGCGGTCTTGGAGGCACCTCGATAGGTACAGCTGAGTCCAGGCTTCTGTCTTTCACATTCTGACCTCCCAGTAACAGATTTCGCAGCTTTTCTAAATCCAGCTCCCCTTCTTTGGGAAGGTGCCCACTATCTTTGCCAATAATTCTGGTGGAAAATCCAAATGTCAATAGTTCCGATCTGAGAAAAGTTTCTAAAAACGGATCCAGCTCCTCCACAACAATAGTTTCCTTACAGCCTCTCAATGCTTTTCGCAGAAAATCCCTGGGAAAAGGATAAAGAAGACCTAGCTTCAAGATCCTGAATTTTTCTCCGCTTTCTATTTTATTCAATAGAAATTCTTTTACATACTGATAGCCTATTCCCTCAGTAATTATGCATTTTTCTCCATTTCCCTCAACTCTATTGAGCGAGAAGCTCTCAGCTAGCTTTTCAAACTCAACAAGCCTCTCGTTAAGCCATCTATGCCTTTCAAGATTCCATGTCATGCCCGCCCTGATGAATCTTTGGGGGTCCTTTTTAAAAGATCTGAATTTTCTAGGTTCGGAAATTTTTCCTAGAAC
The Fervidicoccaceae archaeon genome window above contains:
- a CDS encoding 2-oxoacid:acceptor oxidoreductase family protein, whose protein sequence is MGRKINILISSVGGQGGLSLSRMIAEASRLAGYSIATGETLGMAQRFGSVKSFVRVGIGEKVYSPIFHKNEANYMLCLEIIECARNLEYLDTLLGWIILSYDFRPPVSASLLPSKEKIDSSLLLRRILSYSGERAVLIDPKEVREISGSSRAINASILGAFVEISKIFDDSHAMTAIELVLRNQKAVESSRKAYIFGKSLKGIGDAYSPRRLI
- a CDS encoding indolepyruvate ferredoxin oxidoreductase subunit alpha: MEMNPLKAKDGEKIALMGNEAIARGALEGGVWIAVGYPGTPSSEVIMTLQEFGAEIYAEWAVNEKVALEIGIGASIGGARSLVTMKGPGLNIASDPLLSASYSGVDGGLLILVADDPGPITTQTEQDSRWYGPLAKLPLISPSNPQEAKDYTVIGLELSERVQLPVILRTTTRVNHAIGEVVLGKISEPRKFRSFKKDPQRFIRAGMTWNLERHRWLNERLVEFEKLAESFSLNRVEGNGEKCIITEGIGYQYVKEFLLNKIESGEKFRILKLGLLYPFPRDFLRKALRGCKETIVVEELDPFLETFLRSELLTFGFSTRIIGKDSGHLPKEGELDLEKLRNLLLGGQNVKDRSLDSAVPIEVPPRPPPLCPGCPHRNSYLGILGGIARAGFSRKDIPIFGDIGCYALSAYPPLSAIWTEHSMGASISMAMGLKLSGFEKPVVATIGDSTFFHTGIQPLIEAVNKRVDMLVVILDNQVVAMTGHQATPSWTKTETGRDVKEVKIEEIVQGIGVDELKIVDPYDLDSMVKAVADSINKRGVKVIISRAPCAILEARRKGRPAYYTVIEDKCTGCLACLRATGCPALYVNEKGKVSIFEEDCYGCALCARYCPTKAIVRGDSVGKKD